Genomic segment of Terriglobales bacterium:
GCTCGCCGATGCCGCGCGTGAAGCCGGACTGAAGTTCTAGAAAGTAATGGTTGGCCTTGGCGGCCGACAAGAGAAGAGAGTCAAATGCCATCAATTAAGAAGAAGCTTGACGCGGGGAACTACAACCTGAAAGACCAGGTGGTTTCCATCAATCGCGTGACGAAAGTGGTAAAAGGCGGCAAGAACCTGTCGTTCTCGGCGCTCGTCGTGGTGGGCGATCCGAGTGCGGGCGTGGTCGGCTACGGTTCGGGCAAGGCGAAAGAAGTCCCGATGGCGATTCGCAAGGGCATCGAGTCGGCGAAGAAGAACCTGGTCCGCGTCAATCTGACGCAGACGACCATTCCTCACCTCGCCCTCGGACGCTATGGTTCCGGCAAAGTGTTGCTGAAGCCCGCTCCCGAAGGAACCGGCGTCATCGCCGGCGGCGCGGTGCGCGCGGTCATGACTTCGGCTGGGATCCAGAACGTCCTTACGAAGTCGATTGGAACCACCAACCCGCATAACGTGATCAAGGCCACCTTCGACGCCCTGGTACAGCTCCGTGACCGCAGCGAAGTGGCGGCCCTGCGCGGCAAAGCCGTGGAGGAACTCTAATGGCCGGGAAGAAAACGATGAAACTGAAGTGGGTGCGCTCCATGGCGCAGGCACCGGTGAAGCACAAGCTGGTGATCAAGGGACTCGGGTTTACCCGCCTGAACCAGGTGATCGAGCGTGAAGACACGCCGTCGATCCGTGGCATGGTGGCGAAGGTTCCGCACCTGGTCGAGTACGTAAAGTAGCAGCTAGCAGTTAGGGGCTAGCAGCTAGTGAGGATTCCTAGCCGCTATCAGCTATCCCCTAGCCCCTGATAAGAGAGATTCGAAATGGCATATAACTTATCGACGATTCGAGCACCAAAGAAGGCGAACGAGAAGCGCAAACGCGTCGGCCGTGGTATGGGCTCCGGCATGGGCAAGACCTCGACCCGTGGCCACAAGGGACAGGGTTCCCGCAGCGGTTCCAGCACCATGCGCGGATTTGAAGGCGGCCAGATGCCCCTTCATCGCCGCTTGCCCAAGCGCGGCTTCACCAATATTTTCCGTACCGAATACCAGGTGATCAACGTTGCCGACCTGGCGGGCCTCGGCGAGTCTGAGATCACGCCTGAAGTACTTAAGAAGGCACGCCTGATTAAGGGTAAGGATGCATTGATCAAAGTCCTCGGAGATGGTGAACTAAAGAGCGCCATCACCGTGCATGCACATAAGTTTTCGAAGACGGCCCAGGAGAAGATCACCAAGGCCGGCGGGAAAGCCGAAATCCTTCAATAAGGATCGAGCGCGGCCGGTGGGCAATTTCTCCGGCCAAAGGACCCAGTAGATGTTCGAGAAACTGGCAAACATATTTAGAATTCCGGACCTGCGCAAGCGTGTGTTGTTCACGCTGGGGTTGCTCGCGGTGTACCGCCTGGGCGCTCACATTCCGACCCCGGGCATTAACGCGTCGCTTCTGCAGCAGTTTTTCGAGCAGAACCGCGGATCGTTCCTGGGTTTCGTTGATCTGTTCAGCGGCGGAAACCTGCGCCGGTTGACCATTTTCGCCCTCGGCATCATGCCGTACATTACGGCATCCATTATTCTTCAGCTCTTGACCGTCGTGTACGAACCGCTGGCCAAGTTGCAGAAGGAAGGCGAACTCGGCCGCAAGAAGATCACCCAGTGGACGCGTTACCTCACCGTCATTCTCAGCGCCCTGCAGTCGTTCGGTATTGCGATCACCCTGGAACGCCAGACGGTTTCCGGCGGCGTCGCCTTCGTCACCAACCCCGGATGGGGTTTCGTACTGATGACCATGCTGACCCTCACCACCGGTTCGGCGTTCATCATGTGGCTGGGCGAACAGATCACCGAGCGCGGAATCGGCAACGGTATGTCGCTGCTGATCTTTGCCGGTATCGTCGTCGGCCTGCCGCGCGGCGTGGTTGACCTCATCGACAAGATGCGCAACGCCAGCTGGGGCTATGTCATGGTCCCGGCACTGCTGATCTTCATGGTCGCGGTGGTTGCGTTTATCGTCTTCGTCGAACGCAGTGAGCGACGAATACCCGTGCAATACGCCAAGCGCGTGGTCGGCCGCAAGATCATGGGCGGACAGAGCACCCATCTTCCGCTGCGCGTCAATTCAGGCGGCGTGATGCCGGTCATCTTTGCATCCTCGCTGTTGACCCTGCCGCAGACCGTCGGGTTCGCCGTGAAGGGCGAAGGATTTTTCGGGAAAACGTTCGGCTGGCTGGTCGACGCCCTTAAGTGGGGCGAGCCGCTCTATACACTGCTCTACGTGGTGGGGATCATCTTCTTTGCCTACTTCTACGTGAGCATCGTGTTCAACCCGAACGACGTTGCCGACAACATGCGGAAGTACGGCGGGTTCATCCCCGGTATTCGGCCGGGCAAGCGGACCTCCG
This window contains:
- the rplO gene encoding 50S ribosomal protein L15; amino-acid sequence: MAYNLSTIRAPKKANEKRKRVGRGMGSGMGKTSTRGHKGQGSRSGSSTMRGFEGGQMPLHRRLPKRGFTNIFRTEYQVINVADLAGLGESEITPEVLKKARLIKGKDALIKVLGDGELKSAITVHAHKFSKTAQEKITKAGGKAEILQ
- the rpsE gene encoding 30S ribosomal protein S5, with product MPSIKKKLDAGNYNLKDQVVSINRVTKVVKGGKNLSFSALVVVGDPSAGVVGYGSGKAKEVPMAIRKGIESAKKNLVRVNLTQTTIPHLALGRYGSGKVLLKPAPEGTGVIAGGAVRAVMTSAGIQNVLTKSIGTTNPHNVIKATFDALVQLRDRSEVAALRGKAVEEL
- the rpmD gene encoding 50S ribosomal protein L30, with protein sequence MAGKKTMKLKWVRSMAQAPVKHKLVIKGLGFTRLNQVIEREDTPSIRGMVAKVPHLVEYVK
- the secY gene encoding preprotein translocase subunit SecY, which gives rise to MFEKLANIFRIPDLRKRVLFTLGLLAVYRLGAHIPTPGINASLLQQFFEQNRGSFLGFVDLFSGGNLRRLTIFALGIMPYITASIILQLLTVVYEPLAKLQKEGELGRKKITQWTRYLTVILSALQSFGIAITLERQTVSGGVAFVTNPGWGFVLMTMLTLTTGSAFIMWLGEQITERGIGNGMSLLIFAGIVVGLPRGVVDLIDKMRNASWGYVMVPALLIFMVAVVAFIVFVERSERRIPVQYAKRVVGRKIMGGQSTHLPLRVNSGGVMPVIFASSLLTLPQTVGFAVKGEGFFGKTFGWLVDALKWGEPLYTLLYVVGIIFFAYFYVSIVFNPNDVADNMRKYGGFIPGIRPGKRTSDHINDILTRITLVGALYLIVISLIPEWMIAGIKLNHLWVIGPWFDHPSWTWLTNGLNVNFYFGGTSLLIVVGVAMDTVQQIEAQLIMRHYEGFTPRSGRIRGRRAW